In a single window of the Cygnus olor isolate bCygOlo1 chromosome 5, bCygOlo1.pri.v2, whole genome shotgun sequence genome:
- the LOC121070450 gene encoding mas-related G-protein coupled receptor member A2-like — translation MNMLFPSTGRDSPACWSWPSGMAHDGAWQRGLMGQAASHEEDYNWTDCEADSLSEVPATLLICLCGLVGNGAVLWLLGSHICRNPITVYVFNLAIADFTFLLSIAIALVIFYGPPSFCHRLGSWDVMAMLNIIIIFVFTTSVYLLAAFGASTSLSALSRACWPCYRSWHLPALVCALLWALSFLLTATLYFSPVALVIFVLSYLLSVLILILSSLTLFAKVLCCSWQYPLRKLCVVVLFIVISFLFFNADFPYWLLLRLFDFSVLFFDTPLLFACVSSSINPVIYFLAGSCTKKFPISARLACQRAFEDIIEPENRSETPREGSVEVNV, via the coding sequence ATGAACATGCTGTTTCCCAGCACAGGAAGAGACAGCCCTGCTTGCTGGAGCTGGCCCAGTGGGATGGCGCATGACGGGGCTTGGCAGCGTGGGCTGATGGGGCAGGCTGCCTCACATGAGGAAGACTACAACTGGACTGACTGTGAAGCCGACAGTTTGAGCGAAGTCCCTGCCACGCTGCTCATCTGCCTCTGCGGGCTGGTGGGCAATGGGGCTGTCCTCTGGCTCCTCGGCTCCCACATCTGCAGGAACCCCATCACTGTCTATGTCTTCAACTTGGCCATCGCTGACttcaccttcctcctctccattGCCATCGCCCTTGTGATATTTTATGGACCACCGAGCTTTTGTCACAGGCTGGGCTCATGGGATGTGATGGCTATGTTgaacatcatcatcatcttcgTTTTCACCACCAGCGTCTACCTTCTGGCAGCCTTCGGTGCCAGCACGTCCCTGTCTGCCCTTTCCCGGGCCTGCTGGCCCTGCTATCGCTCCTGGCACTTGCCAGCACTTGTGTGCGCCCTGCTCTGGGCCCTCTCCTTCTTGCTTACAGCGACTCTCTACTTCTCCCCAGTGGCACTTGTCATCTTCGTCCTGAGCTACCTGTTGTCAGTGCTTATCCTGATTCTTTCCAGTCTAACTCTTTTTGCCAAGGTCTTGTGCTGTTCATGGCAATATCCCCTGAGGAAGCTCTGTGTTGTGGTTCTGTTCATTGtcatctccttcctcttcttcaatGCTGACTTTCCTTACTGGCTTTTGCTAAGattgtttgatttttcagttctcttcttTGACACTCCTCTCCTGTTTGCCTGTGTGAGCAGCAGTATCAACCCTGTTATTTATTTCCTGGCAGGGAGCTGTACAAAGAAGTTCCCTATCTCTGCTAGGCTGGCTTGTCAGAGGGCTTTTGAAGACATCATAGAGCCTGAAAACAGAAGCGAAACTCCCAGAGAAGGCTCAGTGGAAGTAAATGTTTAA
- the LOC121070449 gene encoding mas-related G-protein coupled receptor member H-like translates to MEPNHTAPSPTPPTPTPDGEDACEIDVPDVAVDGATLLICLCGLVGNGAVLWLLGCRIRRNPITVYVLNLAVADFTFLLFMLTSALLYILDNLSCSAFPVFTYLRSFLLPLLLTHNMGMYLLTAISIERCVSVVCSSSPCGHRPQHLSAVVCALLWALSITVIAAVAFLCLSHQHEQCRLALISMYALNFAVFAPSMVISSTLLFIKVQCGSQQRQPRRLYIVIFLTVLFFLLFALPLSIWNFLQHVSYMLGQSQVVFLLACINSSINPFIYFLVGSCRRRCSLVSLQVAFRRVFEESADNTVCSDNATMDTLSPVC, encoded by the coding sequence ATGGAGCCGAACCACACGGCCCCGTCTCCTACACCACCCACGCCAACGCCCGATGGAGAAGACGCGTGCGAGATCGATGTCCCCGACGTGGCCGTGGACGGCGCCACACTGCTCATCTGCCTCTGCGGGCTGGTGGGCAATGGGGCTGTCCTCTGGCTTCTCGGCTGCCGCATCCGCAGGAACCCCATCACCGTCTACGTCCTCAACCTGGCCGTCGCTGACttcaccttcctcctcttcatGCTCACCTCCGCGCTCCTCTACATCCTGGACAACCTCTCCTGCAGCGCCTTCCCTGTCTTCACGTACCTCAGGTCgttcctcctgcccctgctgctcaCCCACAACATGGGCATGTACCTCCTCACAGCCATCAGCATCGAGAGGTGCGTGTCCGTCgtctgctccagcagcccctgtgGCCACCGCCCCCAGCACCTGTCGGCCGTGGTGTGTGCCCTGCTCTGGGCCCTCTCCATCACTGTAATTGCTGCAGTAGCTTTCCTGTGCCTGTCACACCAGCACGAGCAATGCCGTCTGGCCCTCATCTCCATGTACGCCCTCAACTTCGCTGTCTTTGCACCATCCATGGTCATCTCTAGCACACTTCTCTTCATTAAGGTCCAGTGCGGCTCCCAACAACGCCAGCCCAGGAGGCTCTACATTGTTATCTTCCTCACcgtcctcttcttcctcctcttcgCTCTTCCCCTTAGCATCTGGAATTTCCTGCAGCATGTCAGTTACATGCTGGGGCAGTCCCAGGTGGTTTTCCTGCTTGCCTGCATCAACAGCAGCATCAACCCCTTCATCTACTTCCTGGTGGGGAGCTGCCGGAGGCGCTGCTCCTTGGTGTCCCTCCAGGTCGCCTTCCGGAGGGTCTTCGAGGAGTCGGCCGATAACACAGTGTGCAGTGACAATGCCACGATGGACACGCTGAGCCCGGTCTGTTGA
- the LOC121070451 gene encoding mas-related G-protein coupled receptor member B5-like, which yields MGPFLGTTWDHGQRCVEVFFNLPRTQELFPDKVSFFLALLNSSTNPIVYFLVGSCRRHRIQGSVKAAFRRVFEEKAVSEEGSRTPRDMASETAV from the exons ATGGGGCCCTTCCTGGGCACAACCTGGGATCACGGGCAGAGATG CGTAGAGGTATTCTTCAATCTTCCGCGCACACAGGAACTATTTCCTGACAAAGTATCTTTTTTCCTGGCATTGCTGAACAGCAGCACCAATCCCATTGTTTATTTCCTGGTGGGCAGCTGCCGGCGACACCGGATCCAGGGCTCTGTGAAAGCTGCCTTCCGTCGAGTGTTCGAAGAGAAGGCAGTGAGCGAGGAGGGGAGCCGCACACCCAGGGACATGGCGTCGGAGACTGCTGTGTGA